In a single window of the Elaeis guineensis isolate ETL-2024a chromosome 4, EG11, whole genome shotgun sequence genome:
- the LOC105043413 gene encoding probable pectin methyltransferase QUA3 isoform X2, whose amino-acid sequence MGHVNLPPSRRGGPGRQWTLLDLVSASFFAAVLVFFVLVFTSLGDSLAASGRRALARSSSSSDPRQRDRLIALLDGPPAPGGHRAVIDACPAEEVDYMPCEDPRRNSQLSRHMNLYRERHCPPPGESLLCLIPPPQGYRYPVPWPESLHKIWHDNMPYDKIAERKGHQGWMKEEGQYFIFPGGGTMFPDGAAQYITKLRQFIPINSGLLRTALDMGCGVASFGGFLLKENIMTLSFAPRDSHKSQIQFALERGIPAFVAMLGTRRLPFPAYSFDLVHCSRCLIPFTAYNGTYLIEVDRLLRPGGFLVISGPPVQWTNQDKEWSDLQAMAHALCYELITVDGNTAIWKKPSEASCLPNQNEFGLDLCGDTDDPSEAWYFKLKKCVSKPSLAGDIAVGSIPMWPDRLSKPTARVSLMKNGVDVFEADTRRWVRRVAYYKKSLGLELGKPRIRNVMDMNAIFGGFAAALNSDPVWVMNVIPARKPLTLGIIYDRGLIGLYHDWLAR is encoded by the exons ATGGGGCACGTGAACCTCCCGCCGTCGAGGCGCGGCGGCCCGGGGCGGCAGTGGACCCTCCTGGACCTCGTCTCCGCCTCCTTCTTCGCCGCCGTGCTCGTCTTCTTCGTCCTTGTATTCACCTCCCTCGGGGACTCCCTCGCCGCCTCCGGACGCCGCGCCCTCGCCCGTTCCTCCTCCTCATCCGATCCCCGCCAGCGCGACCGCCTCATCGCCCTTCTCGACGGTCCCCCCGCCCCTGGCGGCCACCGCGCCGTCATCGACGCCTGCCCCGCCGAGGAGGTGGACTACATGCCCTGCGAGGACCCCCGCCGCAACAGCCAGCTCAGCCGCCACATGAACCTCTACCGCGAGCGTCACTGCCCTCCGCCCGGGGAATCCCTTCTTTGCCTCATCCCCCCGCCCCAAGGGTACCGTTACCCCGTCCCCTGGCCGGAGAGCCTTCATAAG atatggcatgataacaTGCCATATGATAAGATTGCTGAAAGAAAAGGTCATCAGGGTTGGATGAAGGAAGAAGGCCAATACTTTATCTTCCCAGGTGGTGGCACTATGTTTCCTGATGGAGCTGCACAATATATCACAAAGCTCAGACAGTTTATCCCTATAAATAGTGGTCTTTTAAGGACAGCTTTGGATATGGGATGTGGG GTTGCCAGCTTTGGGGGATTTTTGCTTAAAGAAAATATCATGACACTTTCTTTTGCTCCACGAGACTCACATAAATCCCAAATACAATTTGCTTTGGAAAGGGGAATACCTGCATTTGTTGCCATGCTGGGCACTCGTCGTCTTCCTTTTCCAGCATATTCATTTGACCTGGTTCATTGTTCTCGATGTTTGATCCCTTTTACTGCATATA ATGGAACTTATCTTATTGAAGTGGATCGTTTACTTCGACCGGGGGGATTTTTGGTTATATCTGGTCCACCAGTGCAATGGACTAATCAGGACAAAGAATGGAGTGATCTGCAGGCTATGGCACATGCCTTGTGTTATGAACTTATCACGGTAGATGGTAACACTGCCATCTGGAAGAAGCCTTCAGAGGCTTCATGTCTTCCAAACCAAAATGAGTTTGGACTTGATCTATGTGGTGATACTGATGACCCTAGTGAAGCATG GTACTTCAAGTTGAAAAAGTGTGTCAGTAAACCATCACTTGCAGGAGACATAGCTGTTGGGTCCATTCCTATGTGGCCAGATAGACTCTCCAAACCAACTGCAAGGGTCTCACTCATGAAGAATGGGGTTGATGTGTTTGAAGCTGACACACGGCGTTGGGTTAGAAGAGTTGCATATTATAAGAAATCGCTTGGGTTGGAACTAGGAAAGCCACGTATACGCAATGTTATGGACATGAATGCAATTTTTGGAGGCTTTGCAGCAGCGCTAAATTCTGACCCAGTCTGGGTTATGAATGTTATTCCTGCTAGAAAGCCATTAACCCTTGGCATAATTTATGACAGAGGACTTATTGGACTTTATCATGATTG GCTTGCAAGATGA